The Pseudomonas putida nucleotide sequence GCCGGTAATGCCGCGGACCTTGTCGTTGAGGCTTTCCAGGTGCTGGACGTTGACCGTGGTGTAGACGTCGATGCCGGCGGCGAGCAGCTCCTGCACGTCCTGCCAGCGCTTGGCGTGACGGCTGCCGGGGGCGTTGGTGTGGGCCAGTTCGTCGACCAGGGCCAAGGTCGGGGCAGCCTTGAGCAGGCCGTCGAGGTCCATTTCCTCGAGGGTGACGCCACGGTACTCGCTGCGTAGCAACGGCTGCTGGAGCAGGCCGCCGAGCAGCGCTTCGGTTTCACTGCGGCCGTGGGTTTCGACTACCCCGGCCAGCACTTGCACGCCCTGGCGTTGCTGGGCGTGGGCGGCCTGGAGCATGGCGAAGGTCTTGCCCACACCGGGGGCGGCGCCGAGGAAGACCTTGAGCCGACCGCGACCGCTGCGTGGGAGGGTGGCCAACAGCGCATCTGCGCGGGTGGAGTCACTCATGTTTCATCCTTTGTTTTGCATTTGCTTCTCTGGCCTCATCGCGAGCTTTGCTCGCTCCTACGGGGGATTGCGTTCGCCCGTAGGAGCGAGCAAAGCTCGCGATGAGGCCCGCAACCCAACCCATCAGAGGCGATCAAGCGCCTGGTTCAAAGCCAGTACATTGACCACCGGTGGCCCGATCAATGGGTGGAGGGTGGCCTCTTCCAGCAAGGCTTGCAAGCGCTCCACCGGCACCTGCCGCGCCGCCGCTACGCGAGGGATCTGGTAGGCCACTGCTTGCGGTGGCAAGTGCGGGTCAAGGCCGCTGCCCGAGGTGGTCAGCAAGGCCTGCGGCACCGGCCCCAACTGTGCCTGGTATAGCGCTGCAGCATCGCCCTTGACCCGCTCGGCCAGCGCCGGGTTGCTTGGTGCCAGGTTGCTCGCGCTACTGGCCACGGTGACAAAAGCACCCGCCGAGGGCCGTGAATGGAACCAGCCATCACCCTGAAAATCCTGGGCGATCAAGGCCGAACCTCGCACCTGCCCGCGCTCATCGCGCACCAGGCTGCCATTGGCCTGCTCGGGAAATGCCAGCTGGGAAACCCCGGTCACCGCCAGCGGGTACAGCGCGCCAGTGACTACCGTCATCAGCAGGATCAGGCTTAACGCCGGGCGTACGTAACTGTTCATGGTGGCCTCCTCAGACCAGATGCAAGGCATTGAGCAGCAGGTCGATCAGCTTGATCCCGGCAAACGGCACGATGATGCCGCCCAGCCCGTAGATCAGCAGGTTGCGCCGCAGCAGGTGCGCCGCGCTCGCCGCCTGCACGCGCACGCCGCGCAGTGCCAGCGGGATCAGCACGATGATGATCAGCGCGTTGAACACGATGGCCGAGAGGATCGCGCTCTGCGGGCTGGCCAGGTGCATCAGGTTGAGCACGCCGAGCTGCGGGTAGATGGCGGCAAACAGCGCCGGCAGGATGGCGAAGTACTTGGCCACGTCGTTGGCGATGGAGAAGGTGGTCAGCGCTCCGCGAGTCACCAGCAGTTCCTTGCCCACCTGGACCACGTCCAGCAGCTTGGTCGGGTCGCTGTCCAGGTCGACCATGTTGGCCGCCTCGCGCGCCGCCTGGGTGCCATCGTTCATGGCCATGCCGACGTCCGCCTGGGCCAGCGCGGGGGCGTCGTTGGCGCCGTCGCCGCACATCGCCACCAGGCGGCCGTCGTTCTGCTCCTGGCGGATGCGGGCCAGTTTCTTCTCCGGCGTGGCTTCGGCGAGCACATCGTCCACGCCGGCTTCGGCGGCGATGGCCGCAGCGGTCAACGGGTTGTCACCGGTCACCATCACGGTGCGGATGCCCAGCTTGCGCAGCTCGGCAAAACGCTCGCGGATGCCCGGCTTGACCACGTCCTTGAGGTGGATCACGCCGAGCAGGCGCTTGTCCAGGCAAACCAGCAGCGGGGTGCCGCCGCTCTGGGCGATGCGCTCCACCTCACGGGCCAAGGCCGTGGGCAGGTCCAGGCGCTGCATGCCGACGAAGGCCAGTACGGCGTCGACGGCGCCCTTGCGGTAGCGGTGCTGCTGGAAGTCGATACCTGACAGGCGCGTCTCGGCACTGAAGGCGATGGCCTGGTACTGCCCGGGCGACGGCTCGACGAAGTCGTGCAACTGGCGCAGGTATTCGACGATCGACTTGCCCTCGGCGGTGTCATCGGCCAGCGAGGCCAGCAAGGCACCCTCCCCCAGCTCCTTGGCGGTCACGCTCGGGGCCGCATGCAGGGCGCTGCAGCGGCGGTTGCCGAAAGTGATGGTGCCGGTCTTGTCGAGCATCAACGTATGCACGTCGCCGGCCGCCTCCACTGCGCGGCCGGAGCGGGCGATCACGTTCAGCCGCACCAGGCGGTCCATGCCGGCGATGCCGATGGCCGAAAGCAGGCCGCCGATGGTGGTCGGGATCAGCGTCACCAGCAGCGCGGCGAGGAAGATAAGCGGCAGGCTGCCGCCGGCAAAATGCGCGAACGGCTGCAGGGTCACCACCACGATCAGGAAGATCAGGGTCAGGCCGATCAGCAGGATGTCGAGGGCGACTTCGTTGGGGGTCTTCTGCCGCTTGGCGCCTTCGACCAGGGCGATCATGCGGTCCAGGGTCGACTCACCGGGGTTGCTGGTGATGCGGATGAGCAGCCAGTCGGAGACCAGCCGGGTGTTGCCGGTGACGGCCGAGCGGTCGCCGCCGGACTCACGGATGACCGGCGCGGACTCGCCGGTGATGGCCGCTTCGTTGACCGCCGCGATGCCTTCGAGCACCTCGCCGTCACCGGGGATCATCTCGCCGGCCACTACACGTACCACATCGTCCTTGCGCAGCGCCGTGGCCGCGATGCTTTCGAAACTGCCATCGCGTTTGCGGCGCTGTGCCGTCAGCCCCTGGCTACCGGCCTTGAGGCTGTCGGCGCGAGCCTTGCCACGGCCCTCGGCGAGGGCCTCGGCAAAGTTGGCGAACAGCACTGTGAACCACAGCCACAGGGCAACCTGCGCGGCGACGCCGGTGCTGACGCCATTGCCGGGGGCGAAACACAGCGCGGTGGTGAGGATGGCCGTCAGGGCGACCACCAGCATCACCGGCGCCCGTTTGAGCTGACGCGGGTCGAGCTTGACGAAGGCCTGCACCAGCGCCGGCCGCCACAGGGCCGCGAAGCGGGTCTGGTCCTTGGCACTGTGTGAGGCGTTCACTTCAGGAATGGGCATGTTCATGGATGATTCCTCAGAAACCCAGGCTCAGTTGTTCGGCGATCGGCCCGAGGGCCAGGGTCGGCAGGAAGGTCAGGCCACCGACCAGCAGGATGGTCACCAGCAACAGGCAGGCGAACAGCGGGCCGTGGGTGGGAAAGCTGTTGCTGCCCTGGGGCGCGCTCTTCTTCGCCGCCAGGCTGCCGGCCAGGGCCAGGATCGGCAGGATGTAGCCGAAGCGGCCGATCAGCATGGCCAGGCCGATCATCACGTTGTGGAACACCGTGTTGGCGCCAAACCCGGCGAATGCCGAGCCGTTGTTGGCGGTGGCCGAGGTATAGGCATACAGCAGCTGGCTGAAGCCGTGGGCGCCCGGGTTGCTTACCGCGCTGGCTGGCCCTGGCAGGCTGGCGGCGATGGCCGCAAGTACCAGCACGCCGACTGGCATCACCAGCAGGGTGGCCACCAGCAGCTGTACTTCCCGCGCCTGCAGTTTCTTGCCCAGGTATTCTGGCGTACGGCCTATCATCAACCCCGCCAGGAACACTGCGATCAGCACGAACAGCAACATGCCGTAGAGCCCGGCGCCGACGCCGCCGAAGATCACTTCGCCCACCATCATGTTGACCATCGCGACCATGCCGGTCAGCGGGTTGAGGCTGTCGTGCATGGCATTGACCGAGCCGTTCGAGGCCGCCGTGGTGGTCACGGTCCACAGCACCGAGGCGGCGGTGCCGAAGCGGCTCTCCTTGCCCTCCATGGGCGCGCTCTGCTGCACTTGGGCGCTTTCCAGCGCCGGGTTCGGCTGGTACTCCGACCACAGTGCGGTAGCGCCGCCAAGCAGGAACAGGCCAAGCATGCAGGCAATGATGGCGCGGCTCTGGCGCAGGTCCTTGACGTAGTGCCCAAAGGTGAACACCAGCGCCACCGGGATCAGGATGATCGAGGCCACCTCGAACAGGTTGCTCCAGGCCGTGGGGTTTTCGAACGGGTGCGCCGAGTTGACCCCGAAGAAGCCGCCACCGTTGGTGCCCAGCTGCTTGATGGCGATCTGGCTGGCGGCCGGGCCCAGTGGAATGGTCTGGTCGGCGCCTTGCAGGGTCACGGCATGGGCGTAGTCGGCGAAGGTCTGCGGCACGCCCTGCCACACCAGCAGCAGAGCGAGCAGCAGGCACAGCGGCAGCAGGCCGTAGAGGGTGGCCCGGGTCATGTCGACCCAGAAGTTGCCCAGGCTGGTGGTGGAACGGCGGGCAATGCCGCGGCACAGCGCAACCAGCACGGCCAGGCCAGTGGCAGCGCTGACGAAGTTCTGTACGGTCAGGCCGAGCATCTGGCTCAGGTAGCTGACCGACGCCTCACCGCTGTAGGCCTGCCAGTTGGTGTTGGTGACGAAGCTCACTGCCGTGTTGAAGGCCAGCGACCATTCCTGGCCGGGCAGGTGCTGCGGGTTGAGTGGCAGGTAGCCTTGCAGCAGGAGCACGCTGAACAGCAGCAGGAAGCCGGCCAGGTTGAAGGCCAGAAGCGCCAGCGTGTACTGCTTCCAGTTCTGCTCCTGGTCGGCGCGCACGCCGGCCAGGCGATAGCAGCCCTGCTCCACGGGGCCCAGCATGGGCGTCAGCCAGGTGCGCTGCCCTTCCATGACCTTGTAGTAGAAACGCCCGAGCCAGGGTGCCGGTAGCAGCACGATGGCGAAAAAAGCCACTAGCAACAAGTAATCGTAACTGTGCATGGCCGCTCCCTAGCTGCGATCGGCGCGCAGCAGCGCTACCAGCAGGTAAACCGCCAATGCCACTGCCAGTAGCAGTGACAACCCGTCGAGCATGTACATGAGTGCAACTCCCCCGTGGTGCGGCCTGGGCCGCTTTGGGGGAATTGTCTGAGGGAGGGGCGTAAAGGGACGAGACCGGAGGGAGGGACTGGCTATAAAGAATGCGTAAAAACAGCCTTACTGTGGGGTTTGCGCCGAGTTACGGCTCCAGTCCAGCAGCAGGCTGTAACCGACTGCCAACAAGGTCGGCCCGATGAACAGGCCGATAAAGCCGAATGCCAGCAAACCGCCGAACACACCCAACAGCACGATCACCAGCGGCAGGTTGCCGCCGCGGCTGATCAGGTACGGCTTGAGCACGTTGTCCACGCCGCTGATGACGAAGGTGCCCCAGATACCGAGGAAAACCGCCATGCCGTATTCGCCCTTCCACACCAGCCAGCCCGTCGCCGGAATCCATGCCAGCGGCGGCCCCATCGGGATCAGGCTGAGCATGAAGGTCACCAGGCCCAGCACGATCGCCCCGGGTACTCCGGCAATCAGGAAACCGATCAGTGCCAGCAGCGCCTGGGCTGCCGCCGTGCCGATCACACCGTTCACCACCCGCTGGACGGTCCCGGCCACCAGCTCCAGGTAGTAATCGGCTCGCTCGCCCACCAACCGGTTCAGCAGCCGCAGCACGAAAGCCGACAGCCGCGGCCCGTCACGGTAGAAGAAGAACACGAACACCAGGCTCAGGGTCAGCTCCAGCACACCGCTGCCGATCTGCGCACTGCGCGCCAGCAGCCAGTTGCCCACCTGCCCCAGGTACGGTTTCATCGACGCCAGCAAGGCCGCACCTTGCTGATCGAGGGATTGCCACCAACTGACCAGGCGCTCACCCACGAAGGGAATGCCGCCCAGCCAGTCAGGTGCATCGGGCAGGCCATCGACCTGCACGTCACGCACAAAGGCGGTGGCGTCGCGAATGTGGTCGGCCAGGTTGAAGCCCAGCCACACCAGCGGCAAGGCAACGATCAGGATCCAGGCAGTGGTCAGCAGGCTGGCGGCCAGGGTTTCACGCCCCCCCAGCACACGCGTCAGCAGGCGCATCAGCGGCCAGCTGGCAAACGCCAGGATAGCCCCCCACAGCAGCGCGGAGATGAACGGCGCCATGACCCACAGGGCGGCGCCTAGCAGCGCCAGCAGCAGAATCTGGATCAGCAGGCGGTCATTATTGGCCATGGTGGCGCTCACTCAACGGATCAGCTCCAGATGCAGACCATCGGTGGGCGCACTGCCGACTTCGAGCCGGCCATCACGCACACCCGCCTTGACCAGTTGCTCGCGCCAGGCCTCGGCCTGGACGCCACTCAGGCTCGCGCGCAAGGTGCTGTCGAGGTTCAGGCTGCGCGCCAGCAAGGTCACCCAGCTGTCCTGCGGCGCAGCCAGGTCAGGGTAGTCGAGCTTACCGGTGTCGCGCATTTCGCGCAGCACCGTGGCAGCAGTGGGCAGTATCTCGCCCAGCGGGCTGCTGGCGACGAATTC carries:
- the kdpA gene encoding potassium-transporting ATPase subunit KdpA — encoded protein: MHSYDYLLLVAFFAIVLLPAPWLGRFYYKVMEGQRTWLTPMLGPVEQGCYRLAGVRADQEQNWKQYTLALLAFNLAGFLLLFSVLLLQGYLPLNPQHLPGQEWSLAFNTAVSFVTNTNWQAYSGEASVSYLSQMLGLTVQNFVSAATGLAVLVALCRGIARRSTTSLGNFWVDMTRATLYGLLPLCLLLALLLVWQGVPQTFADYAHAVTLQGADQTIPLGPAASQIAIKQLGTNGGGFFGVNSAHPFENPTAWSNLFEVASIILIPVALVFTFGHYVKDLRQSRAIIACMLGLFLLGGATALWSEYQPNPALESAQVQQSAPMEGKESRFGTAASVLWTVTTTAASNGSVNAMHDSLNPLTGMVAMVNMMVGEVIFGGVGAGLYGMLLFVLIAVFLAGLMIGRTPEYLGKKLQAREVQLLVATLLVMPVGVLVLAAIAASLPGPASAVSNPGAHGFSQLLYAYTSATANNGSAFAGFGANTVFHNVMIGLAMLIGRFGYILPILALAGSLAAKKSAPQGSNSFPTHGPLFACLLLVTILLVGGLTFLPTLALGPIAEQLSLGF
- the kdpB gene encoding potassium-transporting ATPase subunit KdpB, whose product is MNMPIPEVNASHSAKDQTRFAALWRPALVQAFVKLDPRQLKRAPVMLVVALTAILTTALCFAPGNGVSTGVAAQVALWLWFTVLFANFAEALAEGRGKARADSLKAGSQGLTAQRRKRDGSFESIAATALRKDDVVRVVAGEMIPGDGEVLEGIAAVNEAAITGESAPVIRESGGDRSAVTGNTRLVSDWLLIRITSNPGESTLDRMIALVEGAKRQKTPNEVALDILLIGLTLIFLIVVVTLQPFAHFAGGSLPLIFLAALLVTLIPTTIGGLLSAIGIAGMDRLVRLNVIARSGRAVEAAGDVHTLMLDKTGTITFGNRRCSALHAAPSVTAKELGEGALLASLADDTAEGKSIVEYLRQLHDFVEPSPGQYQAIAFSAETRLSGIDFQQHRYRKGAVDAVLAFVGMQRLDLPTALAREVERIAQSGGTPLLVCLDKRLLGVIHLKDVVKPGIRERFAELRKLGIRTVMVTGDNPLTAAAIAAEAGVDDVLAEATPEKKLARIRQEQNDGRLVAMCGDGANDAPALAQADVGMAMNDGTQAAREAANMVDLDSDPTKLLDVVQVGKELLVTRGALTTFSIANDVAKYFAILPALFAAIYPQLGVLNLMHLASPQSAILSAIVFNALIIIVLIPLALRGVRVQAASAAHLLRRNLLIYGLGGIIVPFAGIKLIDLLLNALHLV
- a CDS encoding AI-2E family transporter, which encodes MANNDRLLIQILLLALLGAALWVMAPFISALLWGAILAFASWPLMRLLTRVLGGRETLAASLLTTAWILIVALPLVWLGFNLADHIRDATAFVRDVQVDGLPDAPDWLGGIPFVGERLVSWWQSLDQQGAALLASMKPYLGQVGNWLLARSAQIGSGVLELTLSLVFVFFFYRDGPRLSAFVLRLLNRLVGERADYYLELVAGTVQRVVNGVIGTAAAQALLALIGFLIAGVPGAIVLGLVTFMLSLIPMGPPLAWIPATGWLVWKGEYGMAVFLGIWGTFVISGVDNVLKPYLISRGGNLPLVIVLLGVFGGLLAFGFIGLFIGPTLLAVGYSLLLDWSRNSAQTPQ
- the kdpC gene encoding potassium-transporting ATPase subunit KdpC is translated as MNSYVRPALSLILLMTVVTGALYPLAVTGVSQLAFPEQANGSLVRDERGQVRGSALIAQDFQGDGWFHSRPSAGAFVTVASSASNLAPSNPALAERVKGDAAALYQAQLGPVPQALLTTSGSGLDPHLPPQAVAYQIPRVAAARQVPVERLQALLEEATLHPLIGPPVVNVLALNQALDRL
- the kdpF gene encoding K(+)-transporting ATPase subunit F translates to MYMLDGLSLLLAVALAVYLLVALLRADRS